The genomic stretch GTGCTGTACCCGATCCCTGAAGGGGACAGGTTGCTGAACCCGAACCTGGACCAGAACAATGGTTACTATTAAACCCGTAGCCCGCCTTTAAAAGCTGGGCCGCTCTCCTAAAATATGTATATGTCCTGTCAAAAATTATTGCTGCTGCTGGTAGCTTGTATAGCTACCGGCATGTTATATGCGCAAAAAGAAGTGAAGCCCATTATCATCACTGGTTATCACTATAATGTTAATAAGTCAGATACTATGCGGCTCACGGTCCACCGGGACCTGATCACTTCCGCAGACCTGCTGACAGATACTGTGCTGATCTGCGTTACCAGCCAGTTTGCTTTCCGCTTTGAGCTGCCTGTCAGGGACTATCCTGTGTATATGTCCCTGTCCACTTCCCGCTTCAAACAACAGGCCAGGGGCGAATACTATGATAAAGTGCTGTTTGCGGAGTATTTCCTGCTGCCTGGCGATAGTGTGCATGTGCAGTATAACCAGTCGAAAGTATATTTCAGCGGCATCGGCGCGGACCGGCTCAATGCCTGGCGCGACCTGCAGGAACTCCGCAAGGATCTCGATTATTTGTTGCCGGTACCCTCTATTGTGGACAATCCCGATGCAGTACGTAAAGGGCTGTGGAAAAAGGATAGCATCCAGCGGGCGGCTGTGGCCTTTCTTGAAAAAAGAAAGAGCAGGCTCTCCGAAGCGGACTACAGGCTGTTGCGCACTGAGCTGACAGGCGACTACCTTTTCCAGGAACTGCGCGTCCTGCGGGCAACTAATTTCTATGCCTTTGACAGTACCTGCCGGCAACTGGTGCTGGATCATTATAAAAAGACTTTCCTGGACCTGCCATTGGATACGGCTGCCAGCCGGATCAATCCCTATAGCGGTCGTTATGTGGGCAGCCTTTATGTCAAATACTGCATAGTGGACAACAGGTATAAAGAATTAACCGGAACGCCCGGGGCAAGGCAATGGTCTGTCGGTGAACAGGCTGCTGCCATCAGCCGGCGGTTCAGCGGATATATCCGGGAAAAAATGCTTACGGGTCACCTGCTACACGCTGCCCAAAAGAAAGCGCTGACAGATTCCCTGCTGCATTTTGTGACGGCGCAGGTACAGGAACCGAAGTACCGGCCCCTGTTACAGGAACTGAAGGATAATTTTCTGACGGGCGCCCTGATGACGGATCATGCGTTTATAGATAAAGCGGGCAATACCGTTCGCCTGTCTGACCTGCGTGGAAAAGTGCTGCTGCTGGATTTTTGGTTCAAAGGCTGTGGTGGCTGCGTGTCCGTAGCCAAAGCACTGCCGGAGGTGGAAAAAGCGCTGGAAGGCAGCAATGTGCAGTTTGTCAGCTTATCCATTGACAAGTCCCGGAAGGACTGGCTGGCAAGCATTGATCCTGCTAATCCTGTCCTGGCCGGTAAACCCTATGCCTACACTCATTATACCACGGCATCTACCCTGTACCTGAATACCGGCGGCTCCGGGAGCGATAATGATTTCATCCGGAAATACGTGCCTTACAATGGCTATCCCACACTGCTGGTAGTGGACGTTGATGGGAAATTGTATTCCGCCAATCCGCCCCGGCCGGATGTTGAAGGCGGCAAAGAAAAACTGATAGCCCTGCTCAAGGCGGCATCGGGCAGGCAATAGATCCCGTCCAGCCCTTGAAAACAACCATCAATAGCTGTACCTGACCGGTGCAGCTATTGTCATTTTTTATCATAGGTACCATGGCTGGCATGCTGTTTTTATACTGTTCCCGGAAGGAGTGGGATACCCGAATGGAAACCGATCATCCGATGAAAATTGTCACCGTATGCAGACCAAAGAAGTCAGAAAAGATGCTGCTGTCAAAACTTCCAAAGCGCCCATCTGGATCGTACTGGGTATGCTGGCCCTGCTGGGGCTCAGCTACTGGCTCCTGCCGGGTTTCCGGCATGGGCTGCAGCAGGCGGTGGATGTCCTTACCAGTGATGATAAGGAACGTATCCAGACCTGGGTAAGCCAGTTTGGGATCATGGGGCCCATCCTCCTGGTGATAGTGATGATGTTCCAGATGTTCCTTTTTGTGGTCCCCAATGTGCTGGTGATGATGATTGCCATCACCAGCTACGGCCCGGTATGGGGATCAGTGATCTCTTTTGTAGGGGTCTTCGCGTCTTCTTCTCTCGGTTACCTGATAGGGCGTTACCTGAGCCGCTCGCTCGTAAATAGGTTCGTCCCAATAAAAACACAG from Candidatus Pseudobacter hemicellulosilyticus encodes the following:
- a CDS encoding TlpA disulfide reductase family protein, with amino-acid sequence MSCQKLLLLLVACIATGMLYAQKEVKPIIITGYHYNVNKSDTMRLTVHRDLITSADLLTDTVLICVTSQFAFRFELPVRDYPVYMSLSTSRFKQQARGEYYDKVLFAEYFLLPGDSVHVQYNQSKVYFSGIGADRLNAWRDLQELRKDLDYLLPVPSIVDNPDAVRKGLWKKDSIQRAAVAFLEKRKSRLSEADYRLLRTELTGDYLFQELRVLRATNFYAFDSTCRQLVLDHYKKTFLDLPLDTAASRINPYSGRYVGSLYVKYCIVDNRYKELTGTPGARQWSVGEQAAAISRRFSGYIREKMLTGHLLHAAQKKALTDSLLHFVTAQVQEPKYRPLLQELKDNFLTGALMTDHAFIDKAGNTVRLSDLRGKVLLLDFWFKGCGGCVSVAKALPEVEKALEGSNVQFVSLSIDKSRKDWLASIDPANPVLAGKPYAYTHYTTASTLYLNTGGSGSDNDFIRKYVPYNGYPTLLVVDVDGKLYSANPPRPDVEGGKEKLIALLKAASGRQ
- a CDS encoding VTT domain-containing protein; the encoded protein is MQTKEVRKDAAVKTSKAPIWIVLGMLALLGLSYWLLPGFRHGLQQAVDVLTSDDKERIQTWVSQFGIMGPILLVIVMMFQMFLFVVPNVLVMMIAITSYGPVWGSVISFVGVFASSSLGYLIGRYLSRSLVNRFVPIKTQDKVAAFLKRYGVPAIAITRLSSLSNDSLSFVAGILKMNYRKYILATMGGITPLIVLLAIYGKNGRIEKALFWIAGFSLVTLAAYIIIDKRRQKKAAAGQQPDKKMADQPVRHS